In the Streptomyces sp. NBC_00525 genome, one interval contains:
- a CDS encoding TetR/AcrR family transcriptional regulator, protein MAATALFHERGHDATSMSDIADRLGVTKAALYRHVRGRAEVLREVTRPVRARLRSLSSVSASGDGRSPAAELADVLDALALAAAADPARHAVFWGVGGTPSPDAEDAVCRESMIARLAQLLARAVHRGETRCDLDPSVTARLLVGAVVGTAAGGRGTEDPFGTRRDPDGESAAGRSPSAVDLLLDALLRSPAGPRRT, encoded by the coding sequence ATGGCCGCGACGGCCCTGTTCCACGAACGGGGGCACGACGCGACGAGCATGAGCGACATCGCCGACCGCCTCGGTGTCACCAAGGCGGCGCTGTACCGGCATGTGCGGGGTAGGGCCGAGGTGCTGCGCGAGGTCACCCGTCCGGTCCGCGCGCGTCTGCGGTCGTTGTCGTCCGTGAGCGCGTCCGGGGACGGCCGCTCACCCGCCGCCGAACTCGCCGACGTGCTGGACGCGCTCGCCCTGGCGGCGGCGGCGGATCCGGCCCGCCACGCGGTGTTCTGGGGTGTGGGCGGCACACCGAGCCCGGATGCCGAGGATGCCGTGTGCCGGGAATCCATGATTGCGCGGCTGGCACAGCTGCTGGCGCGGGCCGTGCACCGGGGCGAGACACGGTGCGACCTCGATCCGTCGGTCACAGCCCGCCTGCTCGTGGGGGCGGTCGTAGGCACGGCGGCGGGCGGAAGAGGCACGGAGGACCCATTCGGGACCCGGCGGGACCCGGACGGCGAGTCAGCGGCCGGGAGATCGCCATCGGCCGTCGATCTCCTCCTCGACGCCCTGCTACGGTCACCGGCCGGCCCGCGGCGCACATGA
- a CDS encoding LysR family transcriptional regulator, protein MSETGVGDHQGGWADELSGRQGPSLDLRLLPALDALLQEGSVTGAAERLALSPPAMSRTLAKIRLALGDPVLVRAGRGLVPTPRALELQPRVRALLWEAELLLSPSPQKDLSRVSRMLTIVADEAYAAVLAPKLLSRASVEVPMARFAFTVESTHGSAPLREGSVDIEIGVIDEPSPELRIEPLFQDRFTGVARAGHPLLAAEVTAEAFASARHVSVSRKGRMAGPIDTALHALGLHREVIASVPNYGEALLMIPTGDLVTAMPHSVAAGARRSVNVELFDLPVATEPISICQAWHPRHETEPVHMWLREAVRAALTHPVSSGPPPSCAPRAGR, encoded by the coding sequence ATGAGCGAGACCGGCGTCGGCGACCATCAGGGCGGATGGGCCGACGAACTGTCCGGCCGTCAAGGACCGAGTCTGGACCTGCGCCTGCTGCCGGCCCTGGACGCGTTGCTGCAGGAGGGCAGCGTCACGGGCGCCGCGGAACGGCTGGCACTGTCCCCGCCCGCCATGAGCCGGACGCTGGCCAAGATCCGCCTCGCCCTCGGCGACCCCGTCCTGGTCCGCGCCGGACGGGGCCTCGTGCCCACCCCTCGGGCCCTGGAACTCCAGCCGAGGGTGAGGGCGTTGTTGTGGGAGGCGGAGCTGCTGCTCAGCCCGAGCCCGCAGAAGGACCTCTCCCGGGTGAGTCGGATGCTGACCATCGTGGCGGACGAGGCGTACGCGGCGGTACTGGCGCCGAAACTGCTGAGCCGGGCGAGCGTGGAGGTGCCGATGGCCCGGTTCGCCTTCACGGTGGAGAGTACCCACGGCAGCGCGCCCCTGCGGGAGGGCTCTGTGGACATCGAGATCGGCGTCATCGACGAACCCAGCCCGGAGCTGCGGATCGAGCCATTGTTCCAGGACCGGTTCACAGGCGTGGCGCGGGCCGGACACCCACTGCTGGCCGCGGAGGTGACCGCAGAGGCATTCGCCTCGGCGCGGCACGTCAGCGTCTCCCGCAAGGGCCGTATGGCAGGGCCCATCGACACCGCGCTGCACGCACTCGGTCTGCACAGGGAGGTGATCGCGTCCGTGCCGAACTACGGCGAGGCGCTCCTGATGATCCCGACGGGTGACCTGGTGACCGCGATGCCCCACTCGGTCGCGGCCGGCGCGCGGCGGTCGGTCAACGTCGAACTGTTCGACCTGCCGGTGGCCACCGAGCCCATCAGCATCTGCCAGGCGTGGCACCCGCGGCACGAGACCGAGCCCGTGCACATGTGGCTGCGCGAGGCCGTACGTGCCGCACTCACCCATCCCGTGTCGTCCGGTCCGCCGCCCTCATGTGCGCCGCGGGCCGGCCGGTGA
- a CDS encoding MFS transporter translates to MNTSSPTDPARRSTAASSGARPESRTAVAALGMCVMLVFGLGAGVNLAVGRLATSALRPTPTEVLWIVDSYLIVFGCLLIPSGAVGDRFGRKGALLTGLAMMVVGSLASAVSPTVPLLLGARAVTGAGAALILPNSLPLLISCFPSGKRGQAVALWTALSGGGGVAGNIVGGAVLQFYDWQVLFAVAAPLSACGLAVAARTLPRVERHAHLIDTGGILLLVAAVFGVLFGIIEGSELGWASPAVLSGFATSAVFLVLFCRYELGREQPLLDPRVFRRPGMRAGTLGIVASFVAMYSVFYLNGQYLMNVKDYPAVLAGLGTAPLAVVIFLVSLRAALLADRYGGRPVIACGLLVVVVGLGLFSLCGPGTAYVVYAGCIVVVGIGSGLSNPPLSNAVITSVPAHQAGVGSGINSFSREIGGALGFAVFGTLLNTRFANALPAGPWDTGDFGKGQALGTALRGVEQSGTAAAHLSAQVREAFTTGMAESLRIVALALLLLTIVVVLWLRPGHDEHGTTEGKP, encoded by the coding sequence GTGAACACGTCCTCGCCGACCGACCCGGCACGGCGTTCGACCGCCGCGTCGAGCGGTGCCCGGCCGGAATCCCGCACGGCCGTCGCCGCGCTCGGCATGTGCGTCATGCTGGTCTTCGGCCTCGGCGCGGGGGTGAACCTCGCGGTCGGCCGCCTGGCGACCAGCGCGCTGCGGCCGACCCCGACCGAGGTCCTGTGGATCGTCGACAGCTACCTGATCGTCTTCGGCTGCCTGCTCATCCCCAGCGGGGCCGTGGGCGACCGCTTCGGCCGGAAGGGCGCCCTGCTCACCGGCCTTGCCATGATGGTCGTGGGATCGCTCGCATCTGCGGTCTCACCGACCGTCCCCCTGCTGCTCGGGGCGCGGGCGGTGACCGGGGCGGGCGCCGCGCTGATCCTGCCCAACAGCCTGCCGCTGCTGATCTCCTGCTTCCCATCGGGGAAACGCGGGCAAGCCGTCGCTCTGTGGACCGCGCTCAGCGGAGGCGGCGGCGTCGCAGGCAACATCGTGGGCGGCGCGGTGCTCCAGTTCTACGACTGGCAGGTCCTGTTCGCGGTGGCCGCTCCGCTTTCGGCGTGCGGACTGGCGGTCGCGGCCAGGACCCTGCCCCGCGTCGAACGCCATGCCCACCTGATCGACACGGGCGGAATACTCCTCCTCGTCGCGGCCGTCTTCGGGGTCCTCTTCGGCATCATCGAGGGCTCCGAACTCGGCTGGGCCTCCCCCGCCGTGCTGTCGGGCTTCGCCACGAGCGCGGTGTTCCTGGTGCTGTTCTGCCGCTACGAACTCGGGCGGGAGCAGCCGCTGCTGGACCCCCGGGTGTTCCGCCGGCCCGGGATGCGTGCCGGAACCCTCGGCATCGTCGCGTCCTTCGTCGCGATGTACTCGGTCTTCTACCTCAACGGCCAGTACCTCATGAACGTAAAGGACTATCCGGCCGTCCTGGCCGGCCTCGGCACGGCACCGCTGGCCGTCGTGATCTTCCTGGTCTCCCTGCGGGCCGCCCTACTGGCCGACCGGTACGGGGGCCGTCCGGTCATCGCCTGTGGACTGCTCGTAGTGGTGGTGGGCCTCGGGTTGTTCTCCCTGTGCGGCCCCGGCACCGCGTACGTCGTGTACGCCGGGTGCATCGTCGTGGTCGGCATCGGGTCGGGGCTGTCCAATCCACCCCTGTCGAACGCCGTCATCACCTCCGTTCCCGCCCACCAGGCGGGCGTCGGCTCCGGCATCAACAGCTTCAGCCGGGAGATCGGTGGGGCACTCGGCTTCGCCGTGTTCGGCACGCTGCTCAACACCCGTTTCGCGAACGCCCTGCCGGCCGGGCCCTGGGACACCGGAGACTTCGGGAAAGGGCAGGCGCTGGGCACCGCCCTGCGCGGCGTGGAGCAGTCCGGTACCGCCGCGGCACACCTGTCCGCACAGGTGCGGGAGGCGTTCACGACGGGAATGGCCGAGTCGTTGCGCATCGTGGCACTCGCACTGCTCCTGTTGACCATCGTGGTCGTACTGTGGCTGCGACCGGGACACGACGAGCACGGCACCACCGAGGGGAAGCCATGA
- a CDS encoding O-methyltransferase: MLDAISAEQDRVDAVEQPKLLEIVRRRTTPWTPAELVSACASGYYAAPAAIGRLLYACVRAVRPRIVFEFGTAYGFTALHIAAALKDNGMGKLYTVDLHEGKCAAARNHLKAAGVDKYAEVITGEAGEVLSFFPALSAEPIDFLYLDGWADFFLDVVRAAEPHLRTGALVHADDTEKFAAGARSYLRHVRNPDNGYVSVGITDGQGFELSTFTGSGWTAS; this comes from the coding sequence GTGCTGGACGCCATCTCCGCCGAGCAGGACCGTGTGGATGCCGTGGAACAACCAAAGCTCCTCGAAATCGTCCGGCGACGCACCACACCGTGGACACCGGCGGAACTCGTTTCCGCGTGCGCCTCCGGCTATTACGCGGCCCCAGCAGCCATCGGTCGATTGCTCTACGCCTGTGTCCGAGCCGTGCGCCCCCGGATCGTCTTCGAGTTCGGCACCGCCTACGGTTTCACCGCCCTCCATATCGCAGCGGCGCTCAAGGACAACGGAATGGGAAAGCTCTACACCGTCGATCTCCACGAAGGAAAGTGCGCGGCGGCCCGGAATCACCTGAAAGCGGCCGGGGTCGACAAATATGCCGAGGTGATCACCGGCGAGGCAGGCGAGGTATTGTCCTTCTTTCCTGCCCTGTCCGCCGAGCCGATCGATTTTCTCTATCTGGACGGCTGGGCCGATTTCTTTCTCGACGTCGTCCGGGCCGCCGAACCGCACCTGCGCACCGGCGCGCTCGTGCACGCGGACGACACCGAGAAGTTCGCCGCCGGTGCCCGCTCATATCTCCGACACGTCCGGAATCCGGACAACGGATACGTGTCCGTCGGCATCACCGACGGACAGGGATTCGAACTGTCCACGTTCACCGGCTCCGGGTGGACCGCGTCGTGA
- a CDS encoding LuxR C-terminal-related transcriptional regulator: MGDVLAYAPLMSDDHSWQGENVSRESRQMLEGRLSVLGSERATTDRVLRRAPFPLTPRERQVLDEIKEGKSNRMVARLLGISERTVKVHLHSIFIKLDAASRTEAVIEGIRSGCISLH, translated from the coding sequence GTGGGCGACGTGCTCGCCTATGCGCCCTTGATGAGTGATGACCATTCATGGCAGGGGGAAAATGTGTCTCGTGAATCCCGTCAGATGTTAGAAGGGCGGCTCTCCGTCCTGGGTTCCGAACGTGCGACGACTGATCGCGTGTTGCGGAGGGCGCCCTTTCCGCTCACGCCGCGAGAGCGTCAGGTCCTCGATGAGATCAAAGAGGGGAAATCGAACAGGATGGTCGCGCGCTTGCTGGGGATATCCGAGCGAACCGTCAAGGTCCATTTGCATTCGATATTTATCAAGTTGGACGCGGCATCCCGCACCGAAGCTGTCATCGAAGGCATAAGGAGCGGCTGTATCAGCCTGCACTGA
- a CDS encoding TetR/AcrR family transcriptional regulator — protein MLNAADDLLVERGFSALTIEGIAQRAGVAKQTIYRWWKSKVDILLDTLTDDAREALEWRLDTDAGAEEALTSHLRRVADFFQEPAGQVLQALLGHAQLNEDTAASLRSGFLREQRERDAAGLRDLLARENIAVDDRGVDHLIDLSLGPLYFRVLALGAPIDAELVVTTARLTLSLARTLAAGTP, from the coding sequence GTGCTGAACGCCGCGGACGACCTCCTGGTCGAGCGGGGGTTCTCCGCCCTGACCATCGAAGGCATCGCCCAGCGTGCCGGCGTGGCCAAGCAGACGATCTACCGCTGGTGGAAGTCGAAGGTCGACATCCTTCTCGACACTCTTACCGACGACGCCCGCGAGGCCCTGGAATGGCGCCTGGACACCGATGCCGGGGCCGAGGAGGCACTCACGTCCCACCTCCGGCGGGTGGCCGACTTCTTCCAGGAGCCGGCCGGACAGGTGCTGCAGGCCCTTCTGGGTCATGCCCAACTGAACGAGGACACCGCGGCGTCGCTGCGCTCCGGATTCCTGCGGGAACAACGGGAGCGGGACGCCGCCGGGCTCCGTGACCTCCTCGCCCGTGAGAACATCGCGGTTGACGACCGGGGGGTCGACCACCTCATCGATCTCTCCCTCGGCCCGTTGTACTTCCGTGTACTCGCGCTCGGTGCGCCCATCGACGCGGAGCTCGTGGTCACCACCGCCCGGCTCACGCTCTCCCTGGCGCGCACGCTGGCGGCCGGCACCCCCTGA
- a CDS encoding MFS transporter produces the protein MGNSTVRAGDRTGAPATARGTGLAAFSVAFAFWITMAGTTAPTPLYPLYGDEFGFTPFTVTVIFAVYALGVVLGLLVFGRLSDQIGRRPVLVAATLLSVMAAVVFLLAQNVTAMIVARIISGFSAALITGAATASLAERLGQHSRVKPATIALFANMGGLACGTLLAGILADLAPSPLRTPWVAMLALAAIAAVGVLLNDESSAHRSGFSLQFQPLHIPGEIRSDFLRSAMAAGAGFAVLGVLTAVTGLFLGTVLHESSHSLTGLVVFAAFACTALGQLLVRTLKPGTALPAACLGLIVAAVLIATAMATSTLTPLFAGAIVNGLATGIAVGHGISGITTRSAPQHRGASVSTFFAILYSMLAVPAIGVGILIRETSLRPAGETFSAVVAALSLGVLLSLVRTGREAA, from the coding sequence GTGGGAAACTCGACCGTTCGCGCCGGCGACCGGACCGGCGCGCCAGCGACGGCACGTGGCACCGGCCTCGCCGCGTTCAGCGTGGCCTTCGCCTTCTGGATCACCATGGCGGGCACTACCGCACCCACCCCCCTCTACCCGCTCTACGGCGACGAGTTCGGCTTCACACCGTTCACCGTGACCGTGATCTTCGCCGTCTACGCGCTGGGGGTCGTCCTCGGACTTCTGGTCTTCGGCCGGCTCTCGGACCAGATCGGGCGTCGTCCCGTGCTCGTCGCCGCCACCCTGTTGTCCGTCATGGCGGCAGTGGTGTTCCTGCTGGCGCAGAACGTCACCGCCATGATCGTCGCCCGGATCATCTCCGGATTCTCCGCGGCACTGATCACCGGCGCCGCGACGGCCTCACTCGCCGAGCGGCTCGGGCAGCACAGCCGCGTCAAGCCGGCCACCATCGCCCTGTTCGCGAACATGGGCGGACTCGCGTGCGGCACTCTGCTGGCGGGCATTCTGGCGGACCTCGCACCGTCTCCGCTGCGCACCCCCTGGGTCGCCATGCTGGCCCTCGCCGCAATCGCCGCCGTCGGCGTCCTGCTGAACGATGAGAGCTCGGCCCACCGGTCCGGCTTCTCCCTGCAGTTCCAGCCCCTGCACATCCCGGGCGAGATCCGGTCCGACTTCCTGCGGTCGGCGATGGCGGCGGGCGCCGGCTTCGCCGTCCTCGGCGTCCTGACCGCCGTGACCGGCCTGTTCCTGGGCACCGTGCTGCACGAGTCCAGCCACTCACTGACCGGCCTCGTCGTCTTCGCCGCCTTCGCGTGCACCGCCCTCGGCCAGCTCCTGGTCCGCACCCTCAAGCCCGGCACCGCCCTGCCCGCGGCCTGCCTGGGCCTGATCGTCGCGGCCGTCCTGATCGCAACCGCGATGGCCACCAGCACACTCACCCCGCTGTTCGCCGGGGCCATCGTCAACGGACTGGCGACGGGCATCGCGGTCGGACACGGCATCAGCGGCATCACCACCCGCAGCGCCCCTCAACACCGCGGCGCGTCGGTGTCCACCTTCTTCGCCATCCTCTACTCGATGCTGGCGGTGCCCGCGATCGGCGTGGGCATCCTGATCCGCGAGACCAGCCTGCGCCCCGCCGGTGAGACATTCAGCGCGGTTGTCGCCGCGCTCTCCCTCGGCGTGCTGCTCAGCCTGGTGCGGACCGGGCGCGAAGCCGCCTGA
- the ggt gene encoding gamma-glutamyltransferase, with protein sequence MRRSVRRNVSLAAVLAATLSVGVAAPASSARPAHAPAPPDKSPVAVGYGGAVSSVDADATAAGIEVLRKGGNAVDAAVATAAALGVTEPYSAGLGGGGYFVYYDARTRTVRTIDGRETAPRSADSSLFLENGKPLAFADAVTSGLAVGTPGTPATWNTALDAWGSKSLRKVLAPAERLARQGFVVDETFRSQTAGNEERFRDFPATRKLFLPGGKLPEVGAVFRNPDLARTYREVGREGVAALYKGELARDIVRTVRNPPVDPASDRVVRPGDLTARDLRSYRALRQAPTKVNYRGLGVYGMAPSSSGGTTVGEALNILESTDLARASEERYLHRFIEAGRIAFADRGRWVGDPAFEDVPTGGLLSQRFADARACLIRDDAVLPSPLAPGDPRHPGACRSAGKAAPTTYEGENTTHLTTADKWGNVVAYTLTIEQTGGSGITVPGRGFLLNNELTDFSFAPADPAVHDPNLPGPGKRPRSSISPTIVLRHDRPVLALGSPGGATIITTVLQSLIGTVDRGLPLVEAIAAPRASQRNAAATELEPALWNSPLRAKLEGIGHVFKLNPEIGAATGVQRLPDGRWLAAAEKERRGGGSAMVVRPAGRP encoded by the coding sequence ATGCGACGTTCCGTCAGGCGAAATGTGTCGTTGGCGGCGGTTCTCGCCGCCACCCTGTCCGTCGGGGTCGCCGCCCCGGCCTCGTCCGCCCGCCCCGCCCACGCCCCGGCACCACCGGACAAGTCGCCGGTCGCGGTGGGGTACGGGGGCGCCGTCTCCAGCGTGGACGCGGACGCCACCGCCGCCGGCATCGAGGTGCTGCGCAAGGGCGGCAACGCGGTGGACGCCGCCGTGGCCACGGCCGCCGCGCTGGGCGTGACCGAGCCGTACTCCGCGGGGCTCGGCGGCGGCGGGTACTTCGTGTACTACGACGCCCGCACCCGCACCGTGCGGACCATCGACGGCCGCGAGACCGCGCCGCGCAGCGCCGACTCCTCCCTCTTCCTGGAGAACGGCAAGCCGCTCGCCTTCGCCGACGCCGTCACCAGCGGGCTGGCCGTCGGCACCCCCGGCACGCCCGCCACCTGGAACACCGCCCTGGACGCCTGGGGCAGCAAGTCGCTGCGGAAGGTCCTCGCGCCGGCCGAACGCCTCGCCCGCCAGGGCTTCGTCGTCGACGAAACGTTCCGCTCGCAGACGGCGGGCAACGAGGAGCGGTTCCGGGACTTCCCGGCCACCCGGAAGCTGTTCCTGCCCGGCGGGAAGCTGCCCGAGGTCGGCGCGGTCTTCCGGAACCCGGATCTCGCGCGCACCTACCGGGAGGTCGGCCGCGAGGGCGTCGCCGCGCTGTACAAGGGCGAGCTGGCCCGCGACATCGTGCGGACCGTGCGCAACCCGCCCGTCGACCCCGCGTCCGACCGGGTCGTCCGGCCCGGCGACCTGACCGCGCGGGACCTGCGCTCCTACCGCGCGCTGCGGCAGGCGCCGACGAAGGTGAACTACCGGGGGCTCGGCGTGTACGGCATGGCACCGTCCTCCTCCGGAGGCACGACGGTGGGCGAGGCCCTCAACATCCTGGAGTCCACCGACCTCGCGCGGGCGAGCGAGGAGCGCTACCTCCACCGCTTCATCGAGGCCGGCCGCATCGCCTTCGCCGACCGGGGACGCTGGGTCGGCGACCCCGCGTTCGAGGACGTGCCGACCGGCGGCCTGCTCAGCCAGAGGTTCGCCGACGCGCGCGCGTGCCTGATCCGGGACGACGCCGTGCTGCCCAGCCCGCTCGCACCCGGCGACCCGCGCCACCCCGGTGCCTGCCGCTCCGCGGGGAAGGCCGCGCCGACCACGTACGAGGGCGAGAACACCACCCATCTGACGACCGCCGACAAGTGGGGCAACGTCGTCGCCTACACCCTGACCATCGAGCAGACCGGCGGCAGCGGGATCACCGTGCCGGGGCGCGGCTTCCTGCTCAACAACGAGCTGACCGACTTCTCCTTCGCGCCGGCCGACCCGGCCGTCCACGACCCGAACCTCCCCGGACCCGGCAAGCGCCCCCGCTCGTCCATCTCGCCGACCATCGTGCTGCGGCACGACCGGCCGGTGCTGGCCCTGGGCTCACCCGGCGGCGCCACCATCATCACCACCGTCCTCCAGTCGCTGATCGGCACGGTGGACCGGGGACTGCCGCTGGTCGAGGCCATCGCCGCGCCGCGGGCCAGCCAGCGCAACGCGGCGGCGACCGAACTGGAACCGGCGCTGTGGAACAGCCCGCTGCGGGCGAAGCTGGAAGGCATCGGACACGTCTTCAAGCTCAACCCGGAGATCGGCGCGGCCACTGGTGTGCAGCGGCTGCCCGACGGGCGGTGGCTCGCGGCGGCTGAGAAGGAGCGGCGCGGCGGCGGCTCCGCGATGGTGGTGAGGCCCGCCGGACGGCCCTGA
- the map gene encoding type I methionyl aminopeptidase, translated as MVQLKTDTSIEAMRATGRVVARMLTAAREAAAVGVSLRELDQVAREVLREAGAGSPFLGYRPHFAPVPFPAVVCASVNDAIVHGIPTDYRLRDGDLVSIDAGATLDGWAGDSAISFTVGRARPADTRLVDTAYEALAAGIAAATAGNRIGDIAHAIGTVCRAAGYGIPEGFGGHGVGREMHEDPGVPNEGRPGRGMLLRHGMVLAIEPMLIGGGVDTYRTDRDGWTLRTTDGSRAAHAEHTVAITDDGPRVLTAL; from the coding sequence ATGGTGCAACTCAAGACGGACACATCCATCGAAGCCATGCGGGCGACCGGCCGGGTCGTCGCACGGATGCTGACGGCCGCGCGGGAGGCGGCGGCGGTCGGCGTCTCCCTGCGCGAACTGGACCAGGTGGCGCGGGAGGTGCTGCGCGAGGCCGGCGCCGGCTCGCCGTTCCTCGGCTACCGGCCGCACTTCGCCCCGGTCCCCTTTCCCGCGGTCGTCTGCGCGTCGGTCAACGACGCCATCGTGCACGGCATCCCCACCGACTACCGGCTGCGCGACGGCGACCTGGTGAGCATCGACGCAGGCGCGACGCTCGACGGCTGGGCCGGCGACTCGGCAATCAGCTTCACCGTGGGCCGGGCCCGCCCCGCCGACACCCGGCTCGTCGACACCGCGTACGAGGCCCTGGCGGCGGGCATCGCGGCGGCCACCGCGGGCAACCGCATCGGCGACATCGCGCACGCCATCGGCACGGTCTGCCGCGCCGCCGGCTACGGCATCCCCGAGGGGTTCGGCGGACACGGCGTGGGCCGCGAGATGCACGAGGACCCGGGGGTGCCCAACGAGGGCCGGCCGGGGCGCGGGATGCTGCTGCGCCACGGCATGGTGCTGGCCATCGAACCGATGCTGATCGGCGGCGGCGTGGACACGTACCGGACGGACCGCGACGGCTGGACCCTGCGTACGACGGACGGCAGCCGGGCCGCGCACGCCGAGCACACCGTCGCGATCACGGACGACGGACCGCGCGTCCTCACCGCGCTCTGA
- a CDS encoding helix-turn-helix domain-containing protein: MVRTPLTPEERLRGERLGRLLREARGARSMTDIAARAGISAETLRKIETGRAPTPAFFTVAALAGALGLSMDELLLRCTPEPESVPAAVPLAG; this comes from the coding sequence ATGGTCCGCACCCCACTGACCCCCGAAGAGCGCCTGCGCGGCGAACGGCTCGGCCGGCTGCTGCGCGAGGCGCGCGGCGCCCGCAGCATGACCGACATCGCCGCACGGGCCGGCATCTCGGCGGAGACCCTGCGGAAGATCGAGACCGGCCGCGCCCCCACCCCCGCGTTCTTCACCGTCGCCGCGCTGGCCGGCGCGCTCGGCCTCTCCATGGACGAACTCCTGCTGCGCTGCACCCCGGAACCGGAGTCCGTACCGGCGGCCGTCCCGCTGGCCGGCTAG
- a CDS encoding nitrilase-related carbon-nitrogen hydrolase codes for MSHVVRAALVQATWTGDTASMIAKHEEHAREAARQGAGIIGFQEVFNAPYFCQVQEPEHYRWAEPVPDGPTVRRMRDLARETGMVIVVPVFELEQSGFYYNTAAVIDADGSYLGKYRKHHIPQVEGFWEKYYFKPGNAGWPVFDTAVGKVGVYICYDRHFPEGWRQLGLGGAQIVYNPSATSRGLSAYLWQLEQPAAAVANEYYVAAINRVGREEYGDNDFYGTSYFVDPRGRFVGDVASDKKEELVVRDLDLGLIDEVRQQWAFYRDRRPDAYGGLIEP; via the coding sequence ATGTCCCACGTCGTACGCGCCGCACTCGTCCAGGCGACCTGGACGGGCGACACCGCATCCATGATCGCCAAGCATGAGGAGCACGCCCGCGAGGCCGCCCGGCAGGGCGCGGGCATCATCGGGTTCCAGGAAGTCTTCAACGCGCCCTACTTCTGCCAGGTCCAGGAGCCCGAGCACTACCGCTGGGCCGAACCGGTACCGGACGGCCCGACCGTACGGCGGATGCGGGACCTCGCCCGCGAGACCGGCATGGTGATCGTCGTCCCGGTCTTCGAACTGGAGCAGTCCGGCTTCTACTACAACACCGCCGCCGTGATCGACGCGGACGGCTCCTACCTCGGCAAGTACCGCAAGCACCACATCCCGCAGGTCGAGGGCTTCTGGGAGAAGTACTACTTCAAACCCGGCAACGCCGGCTGGCCCGTCTTCGACACCGCCGTCGGCAAGGTCGGCGTCTACATCTGCTACGACCGGCACTTCCCCGAGGGCTGGCGCCAACTCGGCCTGGGCGGCGCCCAGATCGTCTACAACCCGTCCGCCACCTCGCGCGGCCTCTCCGCCTATCTGTGGCAGCTGGAGCAGCCCGCCGCCGCCGTCGCCAACGAGTACTACGTCGCCGCGATCAACCGTGTCGGCCGGGAGGAGTACGGCGACAACGACTTCTACGGCACCAGCTACTTCGTGGACCCGCGCGGCCGGTTCGTCGGCGACGTCGCCTCCGACAAGAAGGAGGAACTCGTCGTACGGGACCTGGACCTCGGGCTCATCGACGAGGTCCGCCAACAGTGGGCGTTCTACCGGGACCGCCGACCCGACGCGTACGGGGGGCTGATCGAGCCGTGA